In the Bacteroidales bacterium genome, AGATTTGGTGTTGGTTCTTCAAATAAAAGGTCATCCAATGCAAATCGGTTCGAAAATTCCTGTTGTGCTGAGGTTTCGTACTGGATGGATTCAATGATGCATTTTCCTTCTCCTTCAAACAAGGCAGTTTCAATGGAATCGGCCAGTCGGCTTCGCATTGGATCATCTCCTTCCTGGCTCACAACACGGTCAATGAGTACATGAAAGGTATTGCCAAGCTTTTTCATCCGGGCAGCATCTTCGAGGAGTTCGTCAATCCGGATTATTTCGTCTTTCACTTTGATCCGTGTAAACCCTTGCTGCATTAGCACAGTAAGCTGCTCCTTCATCTTACGTCCGTTCTTCAGAGAAAAGGGAGCGAGAATCATTACTTTGGTGCCAGAAGGCAAACCCAGTATATAATTTACAATATCATCCACACGGTGTCGCTTCACCAGGTTTCCTGATACCGGAGAATAAGTTTTCCCGATCCTTGCATACATCAATTTCAGGTACTCGTAAATTTCGGTTGAAGTGCCAACAGTGGAGCGGGGGTTACGGGTGTTTACTTTCTGCTCAATGGCTACGGCTGGAGAAATTCCTATAATCTGATCTACTTCCGGTTTGCTCATGCGACCCAGGAACTGCCTTGCGTAAGCGCTCAGGCTTTCAACATAACGGCGCTGGCCTTCGGCGTAGAGCGTATCAAAAGCAAGAGAGCTTTTTCCTGAACCTGATAATCCGGTGATAACCGTAAGGCGGTTACGAGGAATGTTTACGCTCAGGTTCTTCAGGTTGTGAACCCTGGCGCCCTTTATTATGATGTACTTATGATAATCGTTGTGATCCGTTTGAACCATGAAAACACCCCCGGTTTTGAGGGTGCAAAGGTAGGATTTTTTAGGCGTTCTGAAATCAGGGTGGTTGCATGAAAAGTTGGCAGTTGTCAGTCTGCAATTGGCAAAAGCCCACTACAGCATTACTGCAACACAAAAAACGATCCCGCATACACGGGATTGAGCAATATCGAACCGAAGTGCCTAAAACAAATAGTTCATTTCGATCTCCAGATTCAAGTCATTCTCAATTGTGAATTTTGAGGATGCAAATTTTGGAGCAGAAAAACGCTTATTCGCAACTGATGCGGCATAACCTTCAACCGGGGCGCCAACAAGGTTATAGTCGAGTTTTAAATTGCAATTTTCGTCATGAACCACGGCAATGGCGTAATCTCCCGGGTTCATACCCTCAATTATGATGCTTACGGAAGGTGCTTGAGCCTCAATCTGAAATGTGCGGTAAGCCTTTGTGCTGTCAGAAGGAAATCCTTCAGGCTGATTGAAAACTGAAATTAGGATCTGACCCTTGTCATTTCTAATATTGGAAATCGTTAGAGCTAAATTATTTCCTTGGTAGTAAACCTCAGAACTGGCAGTAAAATAGGATGCCAGTAGTAGAATCGTGAGTATTTTCAGTGTAAAGTGCTGCATGATATATATGTTAAAGCGTTGCCTGACGGTTCTGCAAATTCATCTAATTTTGCCGGGTCGGAAATATAACGAACTTAAATCTGAATTGTTTCCGTTTCATTCTATTTTCAACAATACATAATTCTAGTTTAGCCGAATGTGTGAAAAGATTATCAGTGCAAACGATCCGGTAACAGTTATTGTCAAACACCGGGTGATGAAAGGTAAAGAGCTTGATTATGAAACCTGGGCCCAAGGCATCACTGAAGCTGCCCGGAAATTCGATGGCTACCTTGGTGTAAACTTCATCAGGCCATCTGATCCACAAAGCGATGAATATGTGCTGATCTTCAAGTTCAACTCTTACGATAACATGCAGCGCTGGGAAAGTTCTGCAGAGCGCGACGAATGGAAAAACAAGAGAAAACAACTGACCATTGATGAACCTGAAATTCACCGCTTCAAGGGTTGGGAT is a window encoding:
- a CDS encoding DUF2141 domain-containing protein, which gives rise to MQHFTLKILTILLLASYFTASSEVYYQGNNLALTISNIRNDKGQILISVFNQPEGFPSDSTKAYRTFQIEAQAPSVSIIIEGMNPGDYAIAVVHDENCNLKLDYNLVGAPVEGYAASVANKRFSAPKFASSKFTIENDLNLEIEMNYLF
- a CDS encoding antibiotic biosynthesis monooxygenase — encoded protein: MKGKELDYETWAQGITEAARKFDGYLGVNFIRPSDPQSDEYVLIFKFNSYDNMQRWESSAERDEWKNKRKQLTIDEPEIHRFKGWDYWFTLPPAARVAPPRYKMALITLFSLYPLALFLPLLFEPVIGWMPVALVVLITAAVIVPIMLYIIMPTMVKIFSWWLYPKTNQR